One Halobacterium zhouii genomic region harbors:
- a CDS encoding formate/nitrite transporter family protein, which yields MAKEELNERIGGESTGGGQKSKQEILAEEIEEGLEELERRSSGLFLSGLSAGLDIGFGPFFMAVLLTLVGGAWGEPLTRIVLANAYAVGFIFVIGGRSELFTEHTTRASLPAIDGRASVGQVGRLWVLVYAGNILGGSIFAVAMVFLAPAYGTVDPAVFADIATDLVDHRAWILFAGAVLAGWMMGLLSWLLTAAQETLARIFLVWLVTFGIGIAHLPHSIAGNVEVLAGALVSPSITFAEYAGFLALSTVGNAVGGTVFVALLKYGHTVRGSD from the coding sequence GTGGCCAAAGAAGAACTCAACGAACGCATCGGCGGTGAATCCACCGGGGGTGGCCAGAAATCGAAACAGGAGATTCTCGCCGAGGAGATCGAGGAGGGACTGGAGGAACTCGAGCGGCGGTCCAGCGGGCTCTTTCTGTCCGGACTGTCGGCGGGACTCGACATCGGGTTCGGGCCGTTCTTCATGGCGGTCCTGTTGACACTCGTCGGGGGTGCGTGGGGAGAGCCGCTGACCCGCATCGTCCTGGCCAACGCGTACGCGGTCGGCTTCATCTTCGTCATCGGCGGTCGCTCGGAGTTGTTCACGGAGCACACGACGCGCGCCAGTTTGCCGGCGATCGACGGACGGGCGAGCGTCGGACAGGTCGGTCGGCTGTGGGTGCTCGTGTACGCGGGGAACATCCTCGGCGGGTCGATATTTGCCGTCGCGATGGTGTTCCTCGCCCCGGCCTACGGCACCGTCGACCCGGCGGTGTTCGCGGACATCGCCACAGATCTCGTGGATCACCGGGCGTGGATCCTGTTCGCCGGGGCCGTCCTCGCGGGGTGGATGATGGGATTGCTCTCGTGGCTCCTCACCGCCGCCCAGGAGACGCTCGCGCGCATCTTCCTCGTCTGGCTGGTGACGTTCGGCATCGGCATCGCACACCTCCCGCACTCCATCGCCGGGAACGTCGAGGTGCTGGCCGGCGCGCTCGTCTCGCCGAGCATCACGTTCGCCGAGTACGCTGGGTTCCTCGCGCTCTCGACGGTCGGCAACGCG
- the hjc gene encoding Holliday junction resolvase Hjc, which produces MANSNAKGDRRERELVNELDDRDFAVMRAPASGSATDRELPDVLAGNADRFYAIEAKSSSGDPIYLTGEEVEALVYFSRNFGAKPRIGVRFDREGWYFFHPADLHVTDGGNYRVKKETALADGTDMEELTGGPEKADLDDY; this is translated from the coding sequence ATGGCTAATTCGAACGCCAAGGGCGACCGCAGGGAGCGGGAACTCGTGAACGAACTCGACGACCGCGACTTTGCGGTGATGCGCGCGCCCGCCAGCGGCAGCGCCACGGACCGCGAACTCCCGGACGTGCTCGCGGGGAACGCCGACCGGTTCTACGCCATCGAGGCGAAATCCAGTTCGGGCGACCCGATCTACCTCACGGGCGAGGAGGTCGAGGCGCTCGTCTACTTCTCACGGAACTTCGGCGCGAAACCCCGCATCGGCGTGCGCTTCGACCGCGAGGGCTGGTACTTCTTCCACCCTGCGGACCTCCACGTCACAGACGGCGGGAACTACCGCGTCAAGAAGGAGACGGCGCTCGCGGACGGTACGGACATGGAGGAACTCACCGGCGGGCCGGAGAAGGCGGACCTCGACGACTACTGA
- a CDS encoding SWIM zinc finger family protein, whose product MSETGARNRSTDERARRARQEPIRVTAIGGGIYEVSTPSGHEYTVDLEEGRCTCPDHQYRGTRCKHLRRVAIEVTAGRVPAPGQREATCADCGRQFFAPENSPDPVYCGRCTLRTGETVVDRETDSLLVVVESTDDRANEVRIPERGWSVADHFSNQSYDPEDVVVDVLYPLRRGVSPDDVSPGDLKRYSFPRGRLRRAGQ is encoded by the coding sequence ATGAGTGAGACGGGAGCGCGCAATCGATCGACCGACGAGCGCGCCCGACGCGCGCGCCAGGAGCCCATCCGGGTCACCGCCATCGGGGGCGGTATCTACGAGGTGTCGACGCCCTCGGGACACGAGTACACGGTCGACCTCGAGGAGGGGCGGTGTACGTGCCCGGACCACCAGTACCGGGGGACGCGCTGCAAGCATCTTCGCCGGGTCGCCATCGAGGTGACCGCAGGCCGCGTTCCCGCGCCCGGCCAGCGCGAAGCCACCTGCGCGGACTGCGGCCGGCAGTTCTTCGCGCCCGAGAACAGCCCCGACCCCGTCTACTGTGGGCGGTGTACGCTCCGGACGGGTGAGACGGTCGTGGACCGCGAGACGGATAGCCTGCTCGTGGTCGTCGAGAGCACCGACGACCGCGCGAACGAGGTCCGGATTCCCGAGCGCGGGTGGTCGGTCGCGGACCACTTCTCGAACCAGAGCTACGACCCCGAGGACGTCGTCGTGGACGTGCTCTACCCGCTCCGCCGGGGCGTGTCACCCGACGACGTCTCGCCGGGCGACCTGAAGCGGTACTCGTTCCCTCGCGGCCGGCTCCGGCGCGCCGGCCAGTAG
- a CDS encoding DUF7472 family protein, with the protein MSESLSALTEAGIAVGAVAVFVAILSVAGTMGDNGLTETGAFTVVGGIVAFILLMAGVGYWISTKE; encoded by the coding sequence ATGTCCGAGTCGCTGTCCGCCCTCACCGAGGCGGGTATCGCCGTGGGTGCCGTGGCCGTCTTCGTCGCTATCCTCTCCGTCGCCGGCACGATGGGCGACAACGGCCTCACGGAGACGGGCGCGTTCACCGTCGTCGGCGGCATCGTCGCGTTCATCCTGCTGATGGCCGGCGTCGGCTACTGGATCTCTACGAAGGAGTGA
- a CDS encoding DUF7344 domain-containing protein codes for MSTSTLENYEELLATVDLSDTERYRLLSAKRRRIVCGVLADADGPVRFERLAEAVATREAAPDGREEADDVAVALHHVHLPRLAEVGVIEYDPETKQVGTDQTDLERLRDGRSVDRTE; via the coding sequence ATGTCCACGTCGACACTGGAGAACTACGAAGAACTGCTCGCGACAGTAGACCTGAGCGACACCGAACGGTACAGGTTGCTGTCGGCGAAGCGGCGGCGGATCGTCTGTGGCGTTCTCGCGGACGCAGACGGCCCGGTCCGGTTCGAACGACTCGCTGAAGCAGTCGCCACCCGTGAGGCCGCCCCGGATGGCCGGGAGGAAGCAGACGACGTTGCGGTTGCGCTCCACCACGTTCACCTGCCGCGGTTGGCCGAGGTCGGCGTCATCGAGTACGACCCCGAGACGAAGCAGGTGGGGACGGACCAGACGGACCTGGAGCGTCTCAGAGACGGCCGCTCCGTCGACAGAACAGAGTGA
- the priL gene encoding DNA primase regulatory subunit PriL gives MNARHARYPFLGESRAAVQEAGVDLGRVVAEDDAVVERARERVVGALTAGDIGERARSDRVELLSYPVARVLVSVVDEHVLVRKYADAEADAAHDRFTTDETDETELKSVGSDASLSRAALLREFDLTDHVHATDRGYNVDVPTYLLLASSLRADGWRLVNRALDGGRVPVTENELDALLEQAVRDRVAEDLPLSVPEGIEEPLETEANAIRDVLSDMDLTREIDTVVPDLFPPCMQHLLDQVQRGEHLPHHSRFAITAFLANVGLTTDEIVEIYSVNPGFGEEMTRYQTDHIRGESSPTEYTAPSCATMKAYGDCTNPDDLCDAISHPLSYYEAKLDDADGEELEDWRDSDERAESEADD, from the coding sequence ATGAACGCGCGCCACGCTCGATATCCGTTCCTCGGTGAGTCCCGCGCGGCCGTCCAGGAGGCCGGCGTGGACCTCGGACGCGTCGTCGCGGAAGACGACGCCGTCGTCGAACGCGCGCGAGAGCGCGTGGTCGGCGCGCTCACCGCTGGCGACATCGGCGAGCGCGCGCGCTCGGACCGCGTGGAACTGCTCTCCTATCCGGTTGCGCGCGTGCTCGTCTCCGTCGTCGACGAACACGTACTCGTGCGGAAGTACGCCGACGCGGAGGCAGATGCAGCCCACGACCGATTCACGACGGACGAGACTGACGAGACGGAGCTCAAGAGCGTCGGGAGTGACGCGAGTCTCTCGCGTGCGGCGTTGCTCCGCGAGTTCGACCTTACGGACCACGTCCACGCGACCGACCGCGGGTACAACGTGGACGTGCCGACGTACCTGCTGTTGGCGTCGTCGCTGCGCGCGGACGGCTGGCGACTCGTCAATCGCGCGCTGGACGGGGGACGCGTCCCGGTCACGGAGAACGAACTCGACGCGCTCCTCGAGCAGGCGGTGCGGGACCGCGTCGCCGAGGACCTGCCGCTGTCGGTGCCCGAGGGCATCGAGGAACCACTGGAGACGGAGGCGAACGCCATCCGTGACGTGCTCTCGGACATGGACCTCACGCGGGAGATTGACACCGTCGTTCCGGACCTGTTCCCGCCGTGCATGCAACACCTCCTCGACCAGGTGCAGCGCGGCGAACATCTCCCCCATCACTCCCGGTTCGCCATCACGGCGTTCCTCGCGAACGTCGGCTTGACGACCGACGAGATCGTCGAAATTTACTCCGTGAATCCGGGGTTCGGCGAGGAGATGACGCGTTACCAGACCGACCACATCCGCGGCGAATCCAGTCCGACGGAGTACACCGCGCCGTCGTGTGCGACGATGAAGGCCTACGGGGACTGTACGAACCCGGACGACCTGTGTGACGCTATCAGCCACCCGCTGTCGTACTACGAGGCGAAACTGGACGACGCCGACGGCGAGGAACTGGAAGATTGGCGGGACAGCGACGAACGGGCGGAAAGCGAGGCCGACGACTGA
- a CDS encoding protein sorting system archaetidylserine decarboxylase: MFARGSWRYTYALPLAVVGLALLGLSSLWGVPVLALAGFVVWFHRDPERTTPVEAGVVAPADGKVSVIREEDGRVRVGVFMNVHDVHVNRAPLDGTVEAVDHRAGGHRPAFDKESEHNERVRVEFDGFAVVLIAGAFARRIHPYVESGDTVARGDRISHISFGSRADVVLPERYDRADVLVEDGDSVTAGETCLAQREA, encoded by the coding sequence ATGTTCGCCCGCGGGTCCTGGAGGTACACGTACGCGCTCCCGCTCGCAGTCGTCGGGTTGGCGCTGCTCGGCCTCTCCTCACTGTGGGGGGTGCCGGTGCTCGCGCTCGCGGGGTTCGTGGTCTGGTTCCACCGCGACCCCGAGCGCACCACCCCGGTCGAGGCGGGCGTCGTCGCGCCAGCGGACGGCAAGGTGTCCGTGATCCGCGAGGAGGACGGCCGCGTGCGCGTCGGCGTGTTCATGAACGTCCACGACGTGCACGTCAACCGCGCACCGCTCGACGGCACCGTCGAAGCCGTCGACCACCGCGCCGGCGGCCACCGCCCCGCCTTCGACAAGGAGTCCGAACACAACGAGCGCGTCCGCGTCGAGTTCGACGGCTTCGCGGTCGTGCTCATCGCGGGCGCGTTCGCCCGTCGCATCCACCCCTACGTCGAGTCGGGCGACACCGTTGCGCGCGGGGACCGGATCTCGCACATCTCCTTCGGGAGTCGCGCCGACGTCGTTCTGCCCGAGCGCTACGACCGCGCGGACGTACTCGTCGAGGACGGTGACTCGGTCACCGCGGGCGAAACCTGTCTCGCACAACGCGAGGCGTGA
- a CDS encoding HD domain-containing protein yields MTRPDDPVFDRVADEMAAHLADDGTGHDMHHVWRVCRVGTRIAEAEGADSRIVGVAALVHDLHRVRGDDFTHPEETIPEVRDIFAAADVPEELVDPACHCVAVHEEYGFEDDPMAAETVEAEVLQDADNLDAIGAIGVARAFQFSGSHGNLLWDPDRPFPDDDAYEKEGFADSDQPASTLHHFHSKLLRLHENMNTETGREIAAERHAFLEEFVERFEAEWYGSK; encoded by the coding sequence ATGACTCGACCCGACGACCCGGTGTTCGACCGGGTCGCAGACGAGATGGCGGCGCACCTCGCTGACGACGGCACCGGCCACGACATGCACCACGTGTGGCGCGTCTGCCGCGTCGGCACGCGCATCGCGGAGGCGGAGGGCGCGGACTCACGAATCGTCGGCGTTGCTGCGCTCGTCCACGACCTTCACCGCGTGCGTGGCGACGACTTCACGCACCCCGAGGAGACCATCCCCGAGGTCCGCGACATCTTCGCCGCGGCAGACGTGCCCGAGGAACTCGTCGACCCGGCGTGCCACTGTGTGGCCGTCCACGAGGAGTACGGTTTCGAGGACGACCCGATGGCCGCCGAAACCGTGGAGGCCGAGGTACTCCAGGACGCCGACAATCTGGATGCCATCGGTGCCATCGGCGTCGCTCGCGCGTTCCAGTTCAGCGGCTCGCACGGCAACCTCCTCTGGGACCCCGACCGCCCGTTCCCCGACGACGATGCCTACGAGAAGGAGGGTTTCGCCGACTCTGACCAGCCGGCCAGCACGCTTCACCACTTCCACTCGAAACTCCTCCGCCTCCACGAGAACATGAACACGGAGACCGGACGGGAGATTGCTGCGGAGCGCCACGCCTTCCTCGAGGAGTTCGTCGAGCGCTTCGAGGCGGAGTGGTACGGCTCGAAGTAG
- a CDS encoding DNA polymerase sliding clamp: MFKAIVDADTLRTALDSVSVLVDECKIHLDEDGISILAVDPANVGMVELDLGAAAFESYEADGGVIGVNLSRLEDIAGMADAGQLVQLELDEETRKLHIQIEGLEYTLALIDPDSIRQEPEIPDLGDDLSAHVVLEGADLDRAVRAADMVSDHIALGVDTDAEEFYVEAEGDTDDVHLELGRDDLIDLDVSPANSLFSLDYLKDMNKAIPKDAEVELDLGEEFPVKLHFDIAEAQGRVTYMLAPRIQSD; encoded by the coding sequence ATGTTCAAGGCGATTGTAGACGCCGACACGCTCCGGACCGCACTCGACTCCGTGAGCGTTCTGGTGGACGAATGCAAGATCCACCTCGACGAGGACGGCATCTCCATTCTCGCCGTCGACCCCGCGAACGTCGGCATGGTCGAACTCGACCTCGGAGCTGCTGCGTTCGAATCCTACGAGGCCGACGGCGGCGTCATCGGCGTCAATCTCTCCCGACTCGAGGACATCGCCGGGATGGCCGACGCCGGCCAGCTCGTCCAGCTCGAACTCGACGAGGAGACCCGCAAACTCCACATCCAGATCGAGGGCCTCGAGTACACGCTCGCGCTCATCGACCCCGACTCCATCCGCCAGGAACCCGAGATTCCCGACCTCGGCGACGACCTCTCCGCGCACGTCGTCCTCGAAGGCGCCGACCTCGACCGCGCCGTCCGCGCCGCCGACATGGTCTCGGACCACATCGCGCTCGGCGTCGACACCGACGCCGAGGAGTTCTACGTCGAGGCCGAAGGCGATACCGACGACGTCCACCTCGAACTCGGCCGCGACGACCTCATCGACCTCGACGTCAGCCCCGCCAACAGCCTGTTCAGCCTCGACTACCTCAAGGACATGAACAAGGCCATCCCGAAGGACGCCGAAGTCGAACTCGACCTCGGCGAGGAGTTCCCCGTCAAGCTCCACTTCGATATTGCGGAGGCCCAGGGCCGGGTCACCTACATGCTCGCGCCGCGCATCCAGTCCGACTAG
- a CDS encoding DUF4382 domain-containing protein translates to MSRIASSLLVASLVVLAGCAGAIGGPGGTQASDSGTVAFYVSDEQNAIEQFSHLNVTVTEVAFAGVENASVGANATANASATASGNASTNGTSGAAGTASADADAEASAEAEAGLVTRDVEDRTVDLTTLQGANATLLGNVSVPAGEYEKVFVHVSEVNATLQNGESVNVKLPSQKLHVKKGFATNASGSVDFVFDITVVEAGKSGKYILKPVASESGTDVEIEAVGAAGAAANAELDVSVLGNASAGENATVKVTHQGDAVANAKLLADDEVVATTNANGTAQVHVPADGELELEATANASASGNAGENGDGAVLDGELEVEIGAGAAAGGESDDADNGGDASGNASADLAVAIEGSLATEKHATILVTDGDGDPVENATVTVDGTVVGETNAGGELTLDGTADVSLDSELVVTADGERVTLSAGTVAAAN, encoded by the coding sequence ATGAGCCGAATCGCATCTAGTCTGCTGGTGGCCTCGCTGGTGGTGCTCGCGGGTTGCGCGGGCGCCATCGGCGGCCCCGGCGGCACGCAGGCGTCGGACAGTGGCACAGTAGCGTTCTACGTGAGCGACGAGCAGAACGCGATCGAGCAGTTCAGCCACCTGAACGTCACAGTGACGGAGGTCGCGTTCGCCGGCGTCGAGAACGCGTCCGTCGGGGCCAACGCCACGGCGAACGCTTCGGCGACCGCGTCCGGGAACGCGAGCACGAACGGAACCAGCGGCGCTGCGGGAACGGCGTCGGCTGACGCGGACGCTGAAGCCTCTGCGGAGGCCGAGGCGGGCCTCGTCACGCGGGACGTCGAGGACCGCACCGTGGACCTGACGACCCTCCAGGGCGCGAACGCGACCCTGCTCGGGAACGTCAGCGTGCCCGCTGGCGAGTACGAGAAGGTGTTCGTGCACGTGAGCGAGGTCAACGCCACGCTGCAGAACGGCGAGTCGGTGAACGTCAAACTCCCGAGCCAGAAACTCCACGTGAAGAAAGGCTTCGCGACTAACGCGTCGGGGAGCGTGGACTTCGTCTTCGACATCACGGTCGTCGAGGCCGGCAAGAGCGGGAAGTACATCCTGAAGCCGGTCGCGAGCGAGTCCGGCACCGACGTCGAGATCGAGGCCGTTGGCGCTGCGGGCGCCGCGGCGAACGCGGAACTCGACGTGAGCGTGCTCGGGAACGCGTCCGCCGGCGAGAACGCCACCGTGAAGGTAACTCACCAGGGCGACGCGGTCGCGAACGCGAAACTGCTCGCGGACGATGAGGTCGTCGCCACGACGAACGCGAACGGCACCGCGCAGGTGCACGTTCCCGCGGACGGCGAACTGGAACTCGAGGCGACCGCGAACGCGAGTGCCAGCGGTAACGCTGGCGAGAACGGCGACGGTGCCGTTCTCGACGGCGAACTGGAGGTCGAGATTGGCGCTGGCGCGGCGGCCGGCGGTGAGAGCGACGATGCAGACAACGGCGGCGACGCGAGCGGTAACGCGTCCGCCGACCTCGCGGTCGCCATCGAGGGTTCGCTCGCTACCGAGAAGCACGCGACCATCCTCGTGACGGACGGCGACGGCGACCCGGTCGAGAACGCGACCGTCACCGTCGACGGGACGGTCGTCGGCGAGACGAACGCGGGCGGCGAACTGACTCTCGACGGAACGGCGGACGTGAGTCTGGACTCCGAACTGGTCGTGACCGCAGACGGCGAGCGGGTGACGCTCTCGGCCGGCACCGTCGCGGCAGCGAACTGA
- a CDS encoding GtrA family protein produces the protein MSYRTLLAPTRFGQFLSVGAVGAVLDNIVLVGLVELTVLGPVVAALLAKEASILFMFGLNERWTFVGYDDGDIGEVVWRLVKSNAVRSIGAVVEVATLYACYQWAGIWYVAANIVGIGVGFLFNYTLESLVTWRVHES, from the coding sequence ATGAGCTACCGGACGCTGCTCGCACCAACCCGGTTCGGACAGTTTCTCTCGGTCGGCGCTGTCGGCGCCGTCCTCGATAACATCGTCCTAGTGGGCCTCGTAGAACTGACGGTGCTCGGGCCGGTGGTAGCGGCGCTGCTCGCGAAGGAGGCGTCGATTCTGTTCATGTTTGGTTTAAACGAGCGGTGGACGTTTGTCGGCTACGACGACGGCGACATCGGGGAGGTAGTGTGGCGGCTGGTGAAGTCGAACGCCGTGCGGTCTATCGGAGCGGTCGTCGAGGTGGCGACGCTATACGCGTGTTACCAGTGGGCCGGCATCTGGTACGTCGCCGCGAACATCGTGGGTATCGGAGTAGGGTTTTTGTTCAACTACACGCTCGAGTCGCTGGTCACCTGGCGCGTCCACGAATCGTGA
- a CDS encoding PQQ-dependent sugar dehydrogenase: protein MPSYEQRTPDASASRGIGRRAFLGAALSGPFAVRTARAERQKTIELLGAADGWVGRSPASIESERNPTLTLESGTKYAIVWENSDGAPHNVTIEDGEGGVLVRSDIVSEQGATQTVEFTATDAMSTYYCEVHPSSMRGEVTTSGHNETSSGDEPLGEQRAIPMGQSVHLEQVAGGLTSPVGLEAAPGGSRLEVVLDQVGVAYRLEDGLADDPFLDVRDRLVAIGEGTWADYDERGLLALSFHPAFEQNGRFYLRYSAPPREGAPFQDYGHTAVVSEFEVTEDGLHGDPESERIVLEEPMPGPVHNGGGMGFGPDGYLYIGLSDGSSTNDVGPGHVEDWYEGNAGGNAQNVRANRLGGVLRIDVDGREGEKGYAIPDDNPLVGKPGHDEFFAWGLRNPWRLSFDSEGRLFVSDPGVQRFEEINIVEKGGNYGWNVREGTHCFDAENPGEPPAECPSSTPDDVRGGEPLLDPIIEYPHWDDFGNPVGTAAIGGYVSESGSVDALADKYVFGDFSRDYRRASGSLLVATPPDGDGLWSVEKLVVENEPDGRLGRFVFSLGRGGDGELYVLTNETGGPNGDTGAIHRIEPPGGLEETTATSASSSGTGRRTTAGGGPGGTGDESGGGSSIDRAAGAFLLSGVAGLAAYLAVRQGSNGE from the coding sequence ATGCCGTCGTACGAACAGCGGACGCCGGACGCATCGGCGTCCAGAGGAATCGGCCGTCGTGCGTTCCTCGGCGCGGCACTTTCCGGACCGTTCGCAGTACGAACCGCCCGCGCAGAGCGTCAGAAGACCATCGAACTCCTGGGTGCAGCCGACGGCTGGGTGGGTCGATCGCCGGCGTCTATCGAGAGCGAGCGGAATCCGACGCTCACGCTCGAGTCGGGGACGAAGTACGCTATCGTCTGGGAGAACAGCGACGGTGCGCCGCACAACGTGACCATCGAGGACGGTGAAGGGGGCGTGCTCGTGCGGAGCGACATCGTCTCTGAGCAAGGCGCGACTCAGACCGTCGAGTTCACTGCGACCGACGCGATGTCGACGTACTACTGCGAGGTCCACCCGTCGTCGATGCGGGGCGAGGTGACCACGAGTGGCCACAACGAAACTAGTAGCGGGGACGAACCGCTCGGTGAGCAGCGCGCCATCCCGATGGGACAATCGGTACACCTAGAGCAGGTTGCTGGCGGTCTGACGTCGCCAGTGGGGCTGGAGGCGGCGCCAGGGGGAAGCAGACTGGAGGTGGTGCTCGATCAGGTCGGGGTCGCGTACCGCCTCGAGGACGGGTTGGCCGACGACCCGTTTCTGGACGTTCGGGACCGCCTCGTGGCCATCGGAGAGGGAACGTGGGCGGATTACGACGAACGAGGACTGCTCGCGCTCTCGTTTCACCCAGCGTTCGAACAGAACGGGCGGTTCTATCTACGGTACAGCGCACCGCCCCGAGAGGGTGCGCCGTTCCAGGACTATGGCCACACGGCAGTCGTGTCGGAGTTCGAGGTGACCGAGGACGGGCTACACGGCGATCCGGAGAGCGAGAGAATCGTACTCGAGGAGCCGATGCCGGGGCCGGTACACAACGGTGGCGGCATGGGATTCGGGCCGGATGGCTATCTCTACATAGGGCTGTCAGACGGGAGCAGCACGAACGATGTCGGCCCGGGACACGTAGAGGACTGGTACGAGGGGAACGCCGGCGGAAACGCGCAAAACGTGCGTGCGAACCGGCTCGGCGGGGTGTTGCGCATCGACGTGGACGGCCGGGAGGGTGAGAAAGGCTACGCGATTCCCGACGACAACCCGCTCGTGGGGAAGCCTGGGCACGACGAGTTCTTCGCGTGGGGATTGCGGAACCCCTGGCGTTTGTCCTTCGACAGCGAGGGTCGGTTGTTCGTGAGCGACCCCGGCGTGCAGCGCTTCGAGGAGATAAACATCGTGGAGAAGGGCGGGAACTACGGGTGGAACGTGCGGGAGGGAACCCACTGCTTCGACGCCGAGAACCCTGGCGAGCCACCCGCAGAGTGTCCATCTTCGACGCCCGATGACGTTCGGGGCGGAGAGCCGTTGCTCGACCCTATCATTGAGTATCCCCACTGGGACGACTTCGGCAACCCCGTGGGGACGGCTGCCATCGGCGGCTACGTGTCGGAGTCGGGGTCGGTGGACGCGCTCGCAGACAAGTACGTGTTCGGGGACTTTAGCAGGGATTACCGGCGGGCGTCTGGGTCGTTGCTGGTCGCGACGCCGCCTGACGGCGATGGGTTGTGGTCGGTGGAGAAACTCGTAGTGGAGAACGAACCAGACGGCCGCCTCGGACGGTTCGTGTTCTCGCTAGGGCGTGGCGGCGACGGCGAACTGTACGTGTTGACGAACGAGACGGGCGGCCCGAACGGGGACACCGGGGCCATCCATCGCATCGAACCGCCGGGCGGTCTAGAGGAGACGACGGCGACGAGCGCGTCTTCCAGCGGGACTGGGCGACGAACCACGGCAGGCGGTGGGCCGGGTGGTACCGGCGACGAGTCCGGAGGTGGTTCGAGTATCGATCGGGCCGCGGGGGCGTTCTTGCTCAGTGGGGTGGCCGGGTTGGCGGCGTACCTGGCAGTCCGCCAGGGGTCGAACGGCGAGTAA